Proteins from a genomic interval of Verrucomicrobium sp.:
- the priA gene encoding primosomal protein N', whose amino-acid sequence MEFPYARIVPEDEYDRAYDYAVPETLRAAVVPGMKVRIPLRRSETTGIVIESMKESGFDRLRSIISLVGKEPVVPPSLFALARWLADYYCAPLALALRCVLPEPVRKETSALTRLWVAPREGVTEEEAVRVLGKAKRQLEAWRYLREQEGGWLAELMAAGFGRAVWQGLHDRSLAVIAPAARERDPLADLPIQPHPPHDLNAAQQAALAAVEEERAHPPEKRRPILLHGVTGSGKTEVYLRAIASVLDAGKSALLIVPEIALTPQVIDRFRARFFGRPVGVAALHSRLSRGERRDQWERIRSGRARIVIGARSAVFAPLENVGLIVVDEEHEPSYKQEEAPYYHGRDLAVLRGHLEGAAVILGSATPSLESFHNAQTGKYRLVKLASRAADRPMPTVHVVDLRQARRQEGAPAAAPLLSPRLREAVTARLEKGEQVLLYLNRRGHSTALQCPECGHVENCPRCSVAMTYHRSDQRLRCHLCDGVAPIPSVCPQCRSPGYRYSGQGTQKVEEAVSQAFPAARLQRLDSDTLRGKEAPYQALAAFARREIDILVGTQMIAKGLDFPGVTCVGVIGVDGALQIPDFRAGERVFHQLMQVAGRAGRGDRKGEVFIQTRTPFHPAIQYARHHDYDGFAEQELDFRRQLNFPPFRRAILVRWRGRSEEKTRFVAEQVAKRIVSLVSAVTPLEGGEIAPAPVARVDDRFRFHLLLLVEKAAAAARALRPLLDEPAWPDEVQMSIDVDPLSLA is encoded by the coding sequence ATGGAATTCCCTTACGCCCGCATCGTCCCGGAGGACGAATACGACCGGGCTTACGACTACGCCGTGCCGGAGACGCTCCGCGCCGCCGTCGTCCCCGGCATGAAGGTCCGCATCCCCTTGCGGCGGTCGGAGACGACGGGCATCGTCATCGAGTCGATGAAGGAGAGCGGCTTCGACCGGCTCCGCTCTATCATTTCCCTGGTGGGGAAGGAGCCGGTGGTGCCGCCCTCCCTCTTCGCCCTGGCCCGCTGGCTGGCCGACTATTATTGCGCCCCCTTGGCGCTGGCGCTCCGCTGCGTCCTGCCGGAGCCGGTGCGGAAGGAAACTTCCGCCCTCACGCGTCTCTGGGTCGCTCCCCGGGAGGGAGTCACGGAGGAGGAAGCCGTCCGCGTCCTGGGCAAGGCCAAGCGGCAGCTGGAAGCCTGGCGCTACCTGCGGGAGCAGGAGGGCGGCTGGCTGGCGGAATTGATGGCGGCGGGTTTTGGCCGCGCCGTCTGGCAGGGCCTGCACGACCGCTCCCTGGCCGTCATCGCCCCCGCCGCGCGGGAGCGCGACCCCCTGGCCGACCTGCCCATCCAGCCCCACCCCCCGCACGACCTCAACGCGGCGCAGCAGGCCGCCCTGGCCGCGGTGGAGGAGGAGCGCGCCCATCCGCCGGAGAAGCGGCGGCCCATCCTCCTCCACGGCGTCACCGGCAGCGGAAAGACGGAGGTCTACCTGCGGGCCATCGCCTCCGTCCTCGACGCGGGGAAGAGCGCCCTGCTCATCGTGCCGGAGATCGCGCTGACCCCGCAGGTGATCGACCGTTTCCGGGCCCGTTTCTTCGGCCGTCCCGTCGGCGTCGCCGCGCTGCACAGCCGCCTCTCCCGGGGAGAGCGGCGGGACCAGTGGGAACGGATCCGCTCCGGCCGGGCGCGGATCGTCATCGGGGCTCGCTCCGCCGTCTTCGCCCCGCTGGAGAATGTCGGCCTCATCGTCGTCGACGAGGAGCACGAGCCCTCCTACAAGCAGGAGGAGGCCCCCTACTACCACGGGCGGGACCTGGCCGTTCTGCGCGGCCACCTGGAAGGGGCGGCGGTCATCCTCGGCTCGGCCACGCCCTCCCTCGAGTCATTCCACAACGCCCAGACCGGCAAATACCGGCTGGTGAAGCTGGCCTCCCGCGCGGCGGATCGGCCGATGCCCACCGTCCACGTCGTCGACCTTCGGCAGGCCCGCCGTCAGGAAGGAGCCCCCGCCGCGGCGCCGCTCCTTTCCCCCCGCCTGCGGGAGGCGGTCACCGCGCGGCTGGAAAAGGGGGAGCAGGTCCTCCTCTATCTCAACCGGCGCGGCCACTCCACCGCCCTGCAATGCCCCGAGTGCGGCCACGTTGAAAACTGCCCCCGCTGCAGCGTGGCCATGACCTACCACCGGAGCGACCAGCGCCTCCGCTGCCACCTGTGCGACGGGGTCGCGCCGATTCCCTCCGTCTGCCCGCAATGCCGCTCTCCCGGCTACCGCTACAGCGGGCAGGGGACGCAGAAGGTGGAGGAGGCCGTCTCCCAGGCCTTCCCCGCCGCCCGGCTCCAGCGGCTCGATTCGGACACGCTGCGCGGGAAGGAGGCGCCCTACCAGGCCCTGGCCGCCTTCGCGCGGCGGGAGATCGATATCCTCGTCGGCACGCAGATGATCGCCAAGGGGCTCGACTTCCCCGGCGTCACCTGCGTCGGCGTCATCGGCGTGGACGGGGCGCTGCAGATCCCCGACTTCCGCGCCGGGGAGCGGGTCTTCCACCAGCTCATGCAGGTGGCGGGCCGTGCCGGACGCGGGGACCGGAAGGGGGAGGTCTTCATCCAGACGCGCACCCCCTTCCACCCGGCGATCCAATACGCCCGCCACCACGACTATGACGGCTTTGCCGAGCAGGAGCTCGACTTCCGCCGCCAGCTCAATTTCCCCCCCTTCCGCCGCGCCATTCTGGTCCGCTGGCGGGGCCGGAGCGAGGAGAAGACCCGCTTCGTCGCCGAGCAGGTGGCCAAGCGGATCGTCTCCCTGGTCTCCGCCGTCACGCCGCTGGAGGGCGGGGAGATCGCCCCGGCGCCCGTGGCCCGGGTGGACGACCGTTTCCGCTTCCACCTCCTTTTGCTCGTGGAGAAGGCCGCCGCGGCGGCCCGGGCCCTCCGCCCTCTGCTGGACGAGCCCGCCTGGCCGGACGAGGTGCAGATGTCGATCGACGTCGATCCCCTCAGTCTTGCGTAG
- a CDS encoding quinone-dependent dihydroorotate dehydrogenase — protein sequence MSLYKTCLRPLLFRLPPEAVHHAALRLLSSPAARLLGGGAYPGPERKLWGLTFPNPLGLAAGFDKNGVALDGWEALGFGFMELGTVTPLPQPGNPKPRIFRLPGHGGLINRMGFPNEGAAALADRLRARKETGRWPSVPVGINLGKGKATPLEEAPADYLACFRALRELGDYFVVNVSSPNTPDLRRLQDGAALARILDALQAENAQGTPKPILVKIAPDLTDEALAEAVAVLRQHGGAGIVATNTTLDKSAVPLKEAGGLSGAPLRRRSTEVIRFLARETGGALPIIGAGGIFTAQDAREKLEAGASLLQAYTGLIYEGPGFVRAVCAGLRG from the coding sequence ATGAGCCTTTATAAAACCTGCCTCCGCCCCCTCCTCTTCCGCCTTCCGCCGGAAGCCGTCCACCACGCCGCCCTCCGCCTCCTCTCCAGCCCGGCCGCCCGCCTGCTGGGCGGGGGCGCCTACCCCGGCCCGGAGCGGAAACTCTGGGGCCTGACCTTCCCCAATCCCCTGGGCCTGGCCGCCGGTTTCGACAAGAACGGCGTGGCCCTGGACGGATGGGAGGCCCTCGGCTTCGGCTTCATGGAACTGGGCACCGTCACCCCCCTGCCCCAGCCAGGCAACCCGAAGCCCCGCATCTTCCGCCTCCCCGGCCACGGCGGCCTTATCAACCGGATGGGCTTCCCCAACGAAGGGGCCGCCGCCCTGGCCGACCGGCTCCGCGCGCGGAAAGAAACGGGCCGCTGGCCCTCCGTCCCCGTGGGCATCAACCTGGGCAAAGGAAAGGCGACGCCGCTGGAGGAAGCCCCCGCCGACTACCTGGCCTGCTTCCGCGCCCTGCGGGAGCTGGGGGACTACTTCGTCGTCAACGTCAGCTCCCCCAACACGCCCGACCTGCGCCGCCTCCAGGACGGCGCCGCCCTGGCCCGCATCCTCGACGCCCTCCAGGCGGAGAACGCCCAAGGAACGCCGAAGCCGATTCTGGTCAAAATCGCCCCCGACCTGACGGACGAGGCGCTGGCCGAGGCCGTCGCCGTCCTGCGCCAGCACGGCGGCGCGGGTATCGTGGCGACGAACACCACCCTGGACAAAAGCGCCGTGCCGCTGAAGGAAGCGGGCGGCCTGAGCGGCGCGCCGCTGCGCCGCCGCAGCACGGAGGTGATCCGCTTCCTGGCCCGGGAAACGGGCGGGGCGCTCCCCATCATCGGCGCGGGCGGCATCTTCACCGCGCAGGACGCCCGGGAAAAGCTGGAGGCGGGAGCCAGCCTGCTGCAGGCCTACACCGGCCTGATCTACGAGGGGCCCGGCTTCGTCCGCGCCGTCTGCGCGGGGCTCCGGGGCTAA
- a CDS encoding lytic transglycosylase domain-containing protein, which produces MRRQQILLVLAAAVLLLGAAAWLWQRKAVALQRRYDPIIVPIAARLGVDPLLVRAIIWRESRFDPRARGLKEERGLMQVTPGVAAEWAQIHRLSPIDPDLLYEPAVNIAIGSWYFARMLHHWNGADRPEAFALAEYNAGRSNVLRWVDPAKPLDAGAMEPRITYKATRRYVDTILSRYAEYRSGYFRPPWLSFWDRLFRPSDAPVLAPPAAS; this is translated from the coding sequence GTGCGGCGGCAACAGATCCTCCTCGTCCTGGCGGCGGCGGTCCTCCTCCTGGGGGCGGCGGCCTGGCTTTGGCAGCGGAAGGCCGTGGCGCTGCAGCGCCGTTACGACCCGATCATCGTCCCCATCGCCGCGCGGCTGGGGGTCGACCCTCTCCTGGTCCGGGCGATCATCTGGCGGGAGAGCCGCTTCGACCCCCGCGCGCGGGGCCTGAAAGAGGAGCGCGGCCTCATGCAGGTCACCCCCGGGGTGGCGGCGGAATGGGCGCAGATCCACCGCCTCTCCCCCATCGATCCCGATCTCTTGTATGAACCGGCTGTGAACATCGCCATCGGCTCCTGGTACTTCGCCCGCATGCTCCACCATTGGAACGGAGCGGACCGGCCGGAGGCCTTCGCCCTGGCGGAGTACAACGCGGGCCGCAGCAACGTGCTGCGCTGGGTCGATCCGGCCAAGCCGCTCGACGCGGGCGCGATGGAGCCGCGCATCACCTACAAGGCGACGCGCCGCTATGTCGACACGATCCTTTCCCGCTACGCCGAGTACCGCAGCGGTTACTTCCGCCCGCCGTGGCTGAGTTTCTGGGACCGCCTCTTCCGGCCCAGCGACGCGCCGGTGCTGGCCCCGCCCGCCGCCTCATGA
- the mnmE gene encoding tRNA uridine-5-carboxymethylaminomethyl(34) synthesis GTPase MnmE, whose product MDAPTIIALATPPGAGALALLRLSGPEATALTDRLLRRPVSWEPRRLWHRELHDGEILLDDVVLSYWRGPRSYTGEDVVEISCHGNPFLVRRVLDAYLRLGAKPAGPGEFTQRAFLNGKVDLTQAEAVADLIAAATDREIAGAQALQAGRLGAMLQEARAALIDLLANLEAYIDFPDEDISPETGSAFAARVEALRAAVARLLETAPLGRILREGIVTAIVGRPNVGKSSLFNALLREDRAIVSPQPGTTRDVLETETRVGPWRLRLLDTAGRRATDDPIEAEGVRRAAAAAERADLVIHLVEASSPAPEDYAPAPGQRVLRIAAKADLGVAPENAALPRLSLRTGEGLDTLPGWIEAALVADGRPLSSLDGITVNGRQEAALRAAEAALSRAHAGLLAHDAPELTSLALREALRAAGEVVGVATDEEILDALFLKFCIGK is encoded by the coding sequence ATGGACGCCCCCACGATCATCGCCCTAGCCACCCCGCCCGGCGCGGGAGCCCTGGCGCTCCTGCGCCTCTCCGGGCCGGAGGCGACCGCCCTGACCGACCGCCTCCTGCGCCGCCCCGTCTCCTGGGAGCCCCGGCGGCTCTGGCACCGGGAACTGCACGACGGGGAAATCCTCCTGGACGACGTGGTCCTTTCCTACTGGCGCGGCCCCCGCTCCTACACGGGAGAGGACGTCGTCGAAATATCCTGCCACGGCAACCCCTTCCTGGTCCGGCGCGTCCTGGACGCCTACCTGCGCCTGGGCGCCAAGCCCGCCGGGCCGGGGGAATTCACCCAGCGGGCCTTCCTCAACGGGAAGGTCGACCTGACCCAGGCGGAGGCCGTGGCCGACCTCATCGCCGCCGCGACCGACCGGGAGATCGCCGGGGCGCAGGCCCTCCAGGCCGGACGGCTGGGCGCGATGCTCCAGGAAGCCCGCGCCGCCCTCATCGACCTTTTGGCCAACCTGGAGGCCTACATCGACTTTCCCGACGAGGACATCTCCCCGGAAACCGGCTCGGCCTTCGCCGCCCGCGTCGAGGCGCTGCGCGCCGCCGTGGCCCGCCTTTTGGAAACCGCCCCCCTGGGCCGCATCCTGCGGGAAGGCATCGTCACCGCCATCGTGGGAAGGCCGAACGTCGGCAAATCGAGCCTCTTCAACGCCCTCCTGCGGGAGGACCGGGCCATCGTCTCCCCCCAGCCGGGCACGACCCGCGACGTCCTGGAAACGGAAACCCGCGTCGGCCCCTGGCGGCTGCGGCTCCTGGACACCGCGGGCCGCCGCGCGACCGACGACCCCATCGAGGCCGAGGGCGTCCGCCGCGCCGCCGCCGCCGCGGAACGGGCCGACCTGGTGATCCACCTCGTCGAGGCCTCTTCCCCCGCGCCGGAGGACTACGCCCCCGCGCCCGGCCAGCGGGTCCTCCGCATCGCGGCAAAGGCCGACCTGGGCGTCGCCCCGGAAAACGCCGCCCTGCCCCGCCTCTCCCTCCGCACCGGCGAAGGGCTCGACACCCTGCCCGGCTGGATCGAGGCGGCCCTCGTCGCCGACGGGCGGCCCCTTTCCTCCCTGGACGGGATCACCGTCAACGGACGCCAGGAAGCCGCCCTGCGCGCCGCCGAGGCGGCCCTCTCCCGCGCCCACGCGGGCCTCCTGGCCCACGACGCGCCGGAACTGACCAGCCTGGCCCTGCGCGAGGCGCTGCGCGCCGCCGGGGAAGTCGTCGGCGTGGCCACCGACGAGGAGATCCTCGACGCCCTTTTCCTCAAATTCTGCATCGGCAAATGA